In Nitrospirae bacterium YQR-1, a single window of DNA contains:
- a CDS encoding response regulator — protein MIMEMPGELQRIKILYVEDDFIVRFSIAKFLSRRCKEVIEAKNGLQGLELYKQHKPDIVVTDIEMPVMDGLEMIDKILQMNTAQPIIITTGYDDEQHQSERVCVNIIKPIDDNELLEAIVKCINDREVKNK, from the coding sequence ATGATTATGGAAATGCCGGGTGAATTACAAAGAATAAAGATATTATACGTAGAAGATGATTTCATAGTGAGATTTAGTATTGCTAAGTTTTTGAGCAGAAGATGTAAAGAAGTAATAGAGGCTAAAAACGGTCTGCAGGGACTTGAGCTGTATAAACAACACAAGCCGGATATCGTGGTAACCGATATTGAGATGCCGGTTATGGATGGACTGGAGATGATAGACAAGATTCTTCAGATGAATACTGCACAGCCCATTATAATAACAACCGGATATGACGATGAGCAACATCAAAGCGAGAGGGTCTGCGTGAATATAATCAAACCTATAGACGACAATGAATTACTTGAGGCAATAGTGAAATGTATAAATGACAGAGAAGTGAAGAACAAATGA
- a CDS encoding response regulator: MRILIADDDSDIRKLLSFQLKKLGHSVLTASNGYTALSNILQFIPDIVLLDIEMPSMNGIEALRKIRTYDALKNTPVLMVSAHSEQRYILDAIKAGASDYIRKPFNMGLLLGKVNNWINSLLRDNWKALEPQQTQALNVGKYMVELSSKLIESTKPPSYNDIHIATKLLVDAVEQHGNRFVYNALEDGEDSLFVHSLKSASLLYIFARKLGFNEQECFNMTMGGLLYDIGTALVPFALTFKPGKLEGDELRAVQRHVTHGVEFLQKEPDMPSVVLDICRGHHERPDGSGYPYGLKDTEVTMPMRMTAIVDTYSALTTKKVYRNAYSSNEAFRIIVESEREFDKDLVKNFITPVAFDKTKNNSPHFYI; this comes from the coding sequence ATGAGAATTCTTATTGCAGATGACGACTCCGACATTAGAAAGCTATTGAGCTTTCAGCTAAAAAAATTAGGGCACTCGGTATTAACCGCCTCAAACGGCTATACCGCCCTTTCTAATATATTGCAGTTTATACCGGACATAGTGCTGCTTGACATCGAAATGCCAAGCATGAACGGCATCGAGGCTTTGAGGAAAATTCGAACGTATGATGCCCTGAAAAACACCCCTGTGCTAATGGTTTCCGCCCATAGTGAACAGAGATATATTCTTGACGCAATTAAAGCAGGGGCAAGCGACTATATCCGTAAACCATTTAACATGGGGCTGCTTTTAGGTAAAGTGAATAACTGGATAAATTCCTTGTTGAGAGATAACTGGAAAGCCCTTGAGCCTCAACAGACGCAAGCCCTCAATGTAGGCAAATACATGGTGGAACTCTCCTCTAAACTTATTGAAAGCACAAAACCGCCTTCTTACAACGATATACATATTGCTACCAAGCTGCTGGTTGACGCAGTGGAACAGCACGGTAATCGTTTTGTTTACAATGCTCTTGAGGATGGAGAGGATTCACTTTTTGTACACTCTCTTAAGTCGGCATCTCTTCTCTATATCTTTGCCCGCAAACTGGGCTTTAACGAGCAGGAGTGCTTCAATATGACCATGGGCGGACTATTGTACGACATAGGCACAGCCCTTGTGCCGTTTGCCCTGACTTTTAAACCGGGCAAGCTTGAGGGGGATGAGTTGAGGGCTGTTCAGAGACATGTAACGCATGGCGTGGAGTTCCTTCAAAAAGAGCCGGACATGCCCTCTGTTGTTTTGGATATTTGCAGGGGCCACCATGAAAGACCGGACGGTTCGGGCTATCCATACGGACTCAAGGACACAGAGGTTACCATGCCTATGAGAATGACTGCAATAGTTGATACTTATAGCGCACTGACCACTAAAAAAGTATATCGGAACGCTTATAGCAGTAATGAGGCCTTTAGGATAATTGTTGAGTCGGAGAGAGAGTTTGATAAAGACCTCGTGAAAAACTTTATTACCCCTGTAGCGTTTGACAAGACGAAAAACAATTCACCACATTTTTATATTTAG